A window from Oceanidesulfovibrio indonesiensis encodes these proteins:
- a CDS encoding rhodanese-like domain-containing protein, translating to MKRLIAFAALVLALTAFASPASALFGSDKFEKELEMEAAVVKYLGEAERGDYQTVDTPTLKQWIEEGKDMIIVDTMPFEDSYAKEHIPGALNFVFPIPDMDEWDASETSGSLEEFETLLGPDKDKTIVIYCGFVKCTRSHNGAAWARKLGYTDVYRQPGGIFAWKGAKHPTESAK from the coding sequence ATGAAACGACTTATTGCATTCGCCGCTCTCGTTCTGGCTCTTACCGCATTCGCTTCTCCCGCTTCAGCCCTGTTCGGCAGCGACAAATTCGAGAAGGAACTGGAAATGGAGGCCGCCGTGGTCAAATACCTGGGCGAGGCTGAACGCGGCGACTACCAAACCGTGGACACGCCCACGCTGAAGCAGTGGATCGAAGAAGGCAAGGACATGATCATCGTGGACACCATGCCTTTCGAGGATAGCTACGCCAAGGAGCACATCCCCGGCGCGTTGAATTTCGTATTCCCCATCCCGGACATGGACGAGTGGGATGCAAGCGAGACCAGCGGCTCTCTGGAGGAGTTTGAAACGCTTCTCGGCCCGGACAAGGACAAAACCATCGTAATCTACTGTGGATTCGTCAAATGCACCCGCAGCCACAATGGCGCCGCATGGGCGCGCAAACTGGGCTATACGGATGTCTACCGGCAGCCCGGCGGCATATTTGCCTGGAAAGGTGCAAAACACCCCACCGAGAGCGCCAAGTAA
- a CDS encoding RNA recognition motif domain-containing protein yields the protein MSKNIYVGNLPWSVSEDEVRSAFEQYGQVNSVNLISDRETGRPRGFGFVEMDDAGAMEAIKNMDGKDFGGRNLKVNEARPRAEKPRW from the coding sequence ATGTCGAAGAACATTTACGTCGGCAATCTACCCTGGTCCGTTTCTGAGGACGAAGTCCGCTCTGCTTTCGAGCAATATGGCCAGGTGAACTCCGTGAACCTGATTTCGGATCGCGAAACCGGCCGTCCCCGTGGTTTCGGTTTTGTGGAAATGGACGACGCCGGCGCCATGGAGGCGATCAAGAATATGGACGGCAAAGATTTCGGCGGCCGCAATCTCAAGGTGAACGAGGCCAGGCCCCGCGCAGAAAAGCCTCGCTGGTAG
- a CDS encoding MauE/DoxX family redox-associated membrane protein encodes MRTYEQARESSRDPSIAVDFLFRSRLPYHALRLTLAGFFLVAAVYKFADLHGFADTIAAFGIVPAPLAGWTALFLPIAELVAALALAFDIRGGLSAITALTLLFIVVLAYGIALGLDIDCGCYGPGDPEAEAFSSLRTSLYRDFWFLALAGYCFFWRRLNRHRPLGIRESVQRLLRAVHH; translated from the coding sequence ATGCGCACGTACGAACAGGCACGGGAATCATCGCGCGATCCGTCGATTGCCGTTGACTTCTTGTTCCGCAGCCGTTTGCCGTATCATGCCTTGCGGTTGACGCTGGCCGGCTTCTTTCTCGTGGCTGCTGTCTACAAATTTGCCGATCTGCACGGTTTTGCCGACACCATCGCGGCGTTCGGCATCGTGCCGGCGCCGCTTGCGGGCTGGACGGCGCTTTTCCTGCCGATTGCCGAGCTTGTCGCTGCTCTGGCCCTTGCGTTCGACATCCGCGGCGGACTCTCCGCCATCACCGCGCTCACCCTTCTGTTCATTGTTGTGCTCGCTTACGGCATCGCCCTCGGCCTGGATATCGATTGCGGTTGCTACGGTCCCGGAGACCCGGAAGCCGAGGCGTTCTCCAGCCTGCGCACGTCCCTGTACCGTGATTTCTGGTTCCTGGCCCTTGCCGGCTACTGTTTTTTCTGGCGCAGGTTGAACCGACACCGCCCCTTGGGCATTCGCGAATCCGTCCAGCGATTGCTCCGTGCCGTGCACCATTAA